The following coding sequences are from one Mycoplasma tullyi window:
- a CDS encoding FIVAR domain-containing protein gives MKRKNIFKFVSLLGIGSFVMLAAASCSQAASPTQNPSSRTELGGSAMMDMPSGNDNTNINQDMTNAVDTELRSARNQLSTLVDTENENTALYADYAKIQDTLKNAFAVARATVDKSDSTTQSLKDAKSTLESAISNANKEKTDFDEKNVDLVTAYNALKEALKNQKTNLDSVSEPNYAALKTNFVNLYNQAKTIVETTLIPITDSALNVENVMTINQNLTAAISRNVMWKRNADNLVNSFINQSILKKDITGVSESNSKVHPGNWSFVGYSVDVDNVNFDFAQRTVWAAEDSNTTTLPITNTGENSSPLTNVSWIYNLNNVDAKYTLSFRYFGASPTAYLYFPYKLVKDSDKSNVALQYKLNGEEAKTIDFKKVTQSESTGYGSSIETEGSKKQKPEETGEHSETTDSPTTPSTTIINEAPTVSDIKIAKIALSNLKFNLNTIEFSVPQGMGENMMKVAPMIGNMYITSSDNEANRKLIYDSIFGNTTSKEASKTAVTVDLLKGYSLATSYNMYVRQFTNLTDDKTPVYLVGLIGGNQPRFGGTNRIRQSTLENNRPSPNIDGIKRTFTIYVNAPQDGNYYISGQYLQGTMNMPRALKFSTQTTNNMMSEVTITDLKQNNWETLGSFDTSKNDTMIQNGTTGTEMQRAINLKQGLNKIIVSGVSSIARGDTPFIGNLTFTLMNQTANRLNENSQQDS, from the coding sequence GTGAAGAGAAAAAATATATTCAAGTTTGTTAGTTTATTAGGTATTGGTTCATTTGTAATGTTAGCTGCTGCTAGTTGTAGTCAAGCAGCTAGTCCAACACAAAATCCTAGTTCTAGAACAGAACTTGGTGGGTCAGCAATGATGGACATGCCTAGTGGTAATGATAATACTAATATCAACCAAGACATGACGAATGCAGTTGATACAGAATTAAGATCAGCTAGAAATCAATTATCAACATTAGTTGATACTGAAAATGAAAATACTGCACTTTATGCAGATTATGCGAAAATTCAAGATACTTTGAAAAATGCGTTCGCTGTTGCTAGAGCAACTGTTGATAAATCTGATTCAACAACTCAAAGTCTTAAAGATGCCAAATCAACATTAGAATCTGCTATTTCTAATGCTAATAAAGAGAAAACTGATTTTGACGAAAAGAATGTTGATTTAGTAACTGCATATAATGCTCTAAAAGAGGCGTTAAAAAATCAGAAAACCAATTTAGATTCTGTATCAGAACCAAATTATGCAGCGCTTAAAACTAATTTCGTCAACTTATACAATCAAGCTAAAACTATTGTTGAAACTACTTTAATCCCAATTACTGACAGCGCTCTTAATGTTGAAAACGTAATGACAATTAACCAAAATCTTACTGCTGCAATTTCTAGAAATGTAATGTGGAAACGAAATGCAGATAATTTAGTTAATAGTTTCATCAATCAATCTATTCTTAAAAAAGACATTACTGGTGTAAGTGAATCTAATAGTAAAGTGCATCCAGGAAATTGAAGTTTTGTAGGGTATAGTGTTGATGTAGATAATGTTAATTTTGACTTTGCGCAAAGAACGGTTTGAGCAGCTGAAGATAGTAATACTACTACTCTTCCAATTACTAATACTGGAGAAAACTCTTCACCTTTAACGAATGTTTCTTGAATTTACAATTTAAACAATGTTGATGCAAAATACACATTAAGTTTCCGTTATTTTGGAGCATCACCAACAGCATACTTGTATTTCCCGTATAAGTTAGTTAAAGATTCTGATAAAAGTAATGTTGCATTGCAATATAAGTTGAACGGCGAAGAAGCAAAAACTATTGATTTTAAAAAGGTAACTCAATCTGAATCTACTGGCTATGGATCATCGATCGAAACAGAAGGTTCTAAAAAACAAAAACCAGAAGAAACTGGTGAACATTCAGAAACGACTGATAGTCCAACAACACCTTCAACCACTATAATAAACGAAGCACCTACTGTTTCTGATATTAAGATTGCTAAAATTGCTTTATCTAATCTTAAATTCAATTTAAATACGATTGAATTTAGTGTTCCGCAAGGAATGGGCGAAAATATGATGAAGGTTGCACCAATGATTGGGAATATGTACATAACTTCATCTGATAATGAAGCTAATAGAAAGCTAATTTACGACAGTATTTTTGGAAATACAACATCAAAAGAAGCTAGTAAAACAGCTGTTACAGTAGATCTACTGAAAGGTTATAGTCTTGCTACTAGCTACAATATGTATGTTCGTCAATTTACAAATTTAACAGATGATAAAACCCCTGTTTATTTAGTTGGTTTAATTGGTGGTAATCAACCTCGTTTTGGTGGTACTAATCGTATCAGACAATCAACGCTAGAAAATAACAGACCAAGCCCCAACATAGATGGTATCAAAAGAACCTTTACAATTTATGTAAACGCTCCACAAGATGGTAATTATTACATTAGCGGTCAATATTTACAAGGAACCATGAATATGCCAAGAGCTTTAAAATTCTCAACTCAAACAACTAATAACATGATGAGTGAAGTAACAATAACTGATTTAAAACAAAATAATTGAGAAACATTAGGAAGTTTTGATACCAGTAAAAACGATACCATGATTCAAAATGGAACTACAGGAACAGAAATGCAAAGAGCTATAAACTTAAAACAAGGTTTAAATAAAATTATTGTTAGTGGGGTTTCAAGTATCGCAAGAGGAGACACACCATTTATAGGTAACTTAACATTCACGTTAATGAATCAAACTGCTAACAGATTGAATGAAAACAGTCAGCAAGATTCTTAA
- a CDS encoding FIVAR domain-containing protein has product MKRKNILKFVSLLGIGSIVMLAAASCSQAANPTQNPRSATPNDGNANPSSTETMMDPAARELSVVRASFSTLVDSESKTTELYADYAKIQKTLKEAFGVARAVVGKSDSTTQSLKDAKATLESAISNAEKEKTDFDTKNDKLVAAYTILKDALKDEKTMLDSLAANANYKAIEDNLKGLYEKAKPIVLSTLIPIEGNSPVLTSVTAVSEPLSNAITRNEMWKINADNLVNSFVKRTLVQKDLTAGTNQSNTMPQPGNYSFVGYSVDIGTDQLTTGSTSSNMNVTPNWNFAQRVVWTAPDSGATVTAIPNNAENSTPLSSVSWIYSLTGPEAKYKLSFPYFGVSNKAYLYFPYKLVNSNDQVALQYKLNDGEEKVIEFGTASEQSGTVGAERAVMSDAQTGSPQTPEEASADKAMPETTIRIATPTVGDIKIAKIQLTDLKFGINTVEFRVPTQTGDNQPSKVAPMIGNMYITSSDDEANEDKIYADLFGNSYNQETSPSTVTVDLLKGYSLAANFNTYIRQFTNLKTENPVYLVGLIGGTTPRFTTNNKTKIESLTNKQSTPSSFAETSTLSVYVNAPETGNYYISGSYISSKTQMRSLKFATTNMSSNSVTIQVQAKENFTSLDKFDTSDSNTMITPNNEMNKTLMLQKGLNKIIISGVERENTPFIGNLTFTLMNASVNQPQVKGADKEN; this is encoded by the coding sequence AAACGCTAATCCAAGTAGTACAGAAACAATGATGGATCCTGCTGCTAGAGAATTAAGTGTTGTTAGAGCTTCTTTCTCAACCTTAGTTGATTCTGAGTCTAAAACTACTGAACTTTATGCAGATTATGCAAAGATTCAAAAGACTTTGAAAGAAGCATTTGGTGTTGCTAGAGCAGTTGTAGGTAAGTCTGATTCAACAACACAAAGTCTTAAAGATGCTAAAGCAACATTAGAATCTGCTATTTCTAATGCCGAAAAAGAGAAAACTGATTTTGATACTAAAAACGATAAATTAGTAGCTGCATATACTATTCTTAAAGATGCATTAAAAGATGAAAAAACTATGTTAGATTCTTTAGCAGCAAACGCAAATTATAAAGCGATCGAAGATAATCTTAAAGGACTATATGAGAAAGCTAAACCAATCGTTCTATCTACTTTAATTCCTATTGAAGGAAATAGTCCTGTACTTACAAGCGTCACTGCAGTTAGTGAACCTCTTTCTAATGCAATTACAAGAAATGAGATGTGAAAAATTAATGCAGATAATTTAGTAAATAGTTTTGTTAAAAGAACTTTAGTTCAAAAAGATCTAACTGCAGGAACTAATCAATCAAACACTATGCCACAACCAGGTAACTATAGTTTTGTAGGTTATAGTGTTGATATTGGAACAGATCAGTTAACAACAGGTTCAACTTCTTCTAATATGAACGTTACTCCTAACTGAAACTTTGCTCAAAGAGTAGTTTGAACTGCTCCAGATAGTGGAGCTACTGTAACAGCTATACCTAACAATGCAGAAAACTCTACTCCCTTATCATCTGTTTCATGAATTTATAGTTTAACTGGTCCTGAAGCTAAATATAAATTAAGCTTTCCTTATTTTGGAGTTTCTAATAAAGCTTATTTATATTTCCCTTATAAGTTAGTTAATAGTAATGATCAAGTAGCTCTTCAATATAAATTAAATGATGGAGAAGAGAAAGTTATTGAATTTGGAACGGCAAGTGAGCAATCAGGTACAGTTGGTGCAGAACGTGCAGTAATGTCTGATGCACAAACTGGATCACCTCAAACTCCAGAAGAAGCTAGTGCTGATAAAGCTATGCCTGAAACTACTATCAGAATTGCAACCCCAACAGTTGGTGATATTAAGATTGCTAAAATTCAATTAACAGATTTAAAGTTTGGTATTAACACTGTTGAATTCAGAGTTCCAACACAAACTGGAGATAATCAGCCTTCTAAAGTTGCTCCAATGATCGGTAACATGTATATTACTTCATCTGATGATGAAGCTAATGAAGATAAAATCTATGCAGATCTATTTGGTAACAGTTACAACCAAGAAACTAGTCCATCTACTGTTACTGTTGATCTACTAAAAGGTTATAGTCTTGCTGCTAACTTCAATACATATATTCGCCAATTTACGAATTTGAAAACTGAAAACCCCGTATATCTAGTTGGATTGATTGGTGGTACTACTCCTCGCTTCACTACAAATAATAAGACTAAAATAGAGAGCTTAACAAATAAACAAAGCACTCCTTCTTCATTTGCTGAAACTAGTACGTTGTCAGTTTATGTGAATGCTCCAGAAACTGGTAATTACTATATCAGTGGATCTTACATTTCGTCTAAGACTCAAATGAGATCCTTAAAATTTGCAACAACAAACATGTCTAGCAACTCTGTAACAATTCAAGTCCAAGCAAAAGAAAATTTCACTTCGTTAGATAAGTTTGATACAAGTGATTCAAATACTATGATTACTCCAAACAATGAAATGAATAAAACCTTGATGCTTCAAAAAGGTCTCAACAAAATTATTATTAGTGGAGTAGAAAGAGAAAACACTCCTTTCATTGGTAATTTAACTTTTACATTGATGAATGCATCAGTTAATCAACCTCAAGTGAAAGGTGCTGATAAGGAAAATTAA